The Bubalus kerabau isolate K-KA32 ecotype Philippines breed swamp buffalo chromosome 21, PCC_UOA_SB_1v2, whole genome shotgun sequence DNA segment taaaagaattaaacagTTCTACTTGCAGTGGTATAACAAGTTTTAATTCAAAATAGACACTCTGAAaacaataagtaaaaaaaaaaacttgaacaaGCTCTTTGAATTTACAACAGAGCACACcaacaatcacacacacaccagtttCACGATTGCCTCAAAAAATGTACATTACAGCAATGACATGCAAGAATTATTAAAAATCCACGTGGTAGACTGTCGCATCTTCCAAGCACGCGGCACAGGCGCCTCTGCCGTGCATCACCAGCACTGCGGCTCAAGGTCAAACAGGCTGGTCTCCATAACTGCTTCTGGTGCTTTAAGTTATTTCAGATTTTGTGGAAAAAACGAGGTCTAGTTGGCCGAAGGACAGTAACACACTTGATTCCTTAGCAATAGCCCATCCCAGTAACCTGGACACCAGGCTATGGGAAAGCccattttcccagaaagaataaaTTTACCTCCAGGAAACTGTCAGATTTAATACACCAACTAGGAGACTAGCTCCAGTTCATACATTTCACCTGTTCCCTGAAAACCTGTTTAAATCTTAGTAGCCACACTCAGGGGTCAACATTTTATTCCTGAGTAACACAGACTTTCCCGTTCGCTGGTTTATGAACAGTTAGGTTAGGAGGAGAgcttgtgtgtgttttcagtgTTTGTTCTAAAGGCACTAAAGATTTATTGTCTTGTCTTTGAATGGAGAAGACATCACCATATCAAAAAGAGGGGAAAAGTCTACAGTAAGAAGTATTTTGTACCTACAGAAttactttatttgtaaaataactcTTGATTTAAATACCAGACTTCAGGTTCagtatatttttaacaaatgaaaacatttggTTTTCTGAGTTACAATCAAAAACAACTGTTAGGACGTAAACAACTGAAAAAAcataaatcaaaattataatcTAATAAGCAAATACCTTACAAGAAGAAATCAGCATAAGTTAATGCAGTGCATCCTTAAGGAACCAGACATGTCACGGAGGCTGCTACTCACTTCTCTAAACATTTACTGTATCGTCTGCTGCTACTTGGGAAGCTGAGGGAGAGCAGTTTTAACTTGCAGTTAATCAAGTGTTCTGAAACAAGCTGAAATTtccttaaatgaaaaataaacatatatagatTTCAGTTTTTATCATACGATACTGACACTACTGGGAAAACAAGGCGTGCATGAATTATCAAAAGATTTAATTTACAtgacagaggaaaaaacaaaaaataattgttaCAAAATCAAACTGCAGGAAACAAATTTGAAAGAACTATTCACTTCTTTATACAGAAGTCTTTCTGAGCACCTGAAAGAAATCTAAAGAGCAGCATAAAGACCACTGAAATTGATTAGTTCAACATACAGTGAAGAAAATAAcgttttttaaaatctcaattgAAAAAACTACTAATTATCTAATACCTTAGATTtcctaacttttttttcttacaagTTTTGTGGTTCATGCTCAAAGTTCAATctgtgtttaacatttttaagTTCACACATGTCAAAGCCTAAAAGTACAGAAGGCTTGTGATTTTTTATTGCTTTCATGCAAATATACCTTCTTTTTCCAAAAAATGAAGCCACGTCAATTTTCCACACCCATAAGAGTGAGGATAAcaattctatttcctttttactGGGATATGGTCTCTTGTGGAAATAATCCCTAAGAAACTGCTTTTTGTCTTCGTAAGAACGGTCTTCGTACTTTTTAGGATTTAATGCTAAAATCTGAAGAGTGTCGTCACTAACAGGCGGTCCCTCCGTCCTGCCCTCACTCCGCTGCCGTTTAACAGGTGCAGCGCTCGCTGCCTTTTCTGGGGCCGGGTCTGTGTCCGTGTCTATGATGAGGGGCCGCTCCGCGCCATCCCTCTGGTCTTCGGCCCCCGAGTGGCCATCGGGCAGCTTTCTCTTCACTGAGAAGCTGGCATCGTGGATCACCTCGCCATTGACTAAAAGCAGCTCGCTGTTCTCCAGGAGGCCGGGCTGGCCCTGCAGGTCGGGGCTGCTGTCCTTGGGGGCGCTGCGGCAGCGCAGCAGGTGGATGGCAATGGCTGCCAGCGTCATGTTGCCGGTGTAGACCCCGCAGCAGTGGATACACTTGAAAGCCGGAGACTTCAGAATCGTGTGGACTGTGGGCGTGATGTGGTGCCTCTCCTTCAGATGCAGCTCATATGCCTCCGTTGTCACAAAGGTGCCAAAGCAAAAGGGGCAGGTCAACACCTGCTTGCCGGGCCTCCCAGACGCACCCTCAGCCTGGGGCCTCACCTTGATGTACACGGGCACCAGCGACTTGGAGTGTATCCCCGCCAGGATGGCCAGGTAGACCTCCCGCTCGCCCAGCTCCTCCCTGGGCAATATGGTAATAAAGTCAAGGTGGGGAAACAGCAGGTTGCCGTTAGCGTCAATATCCAGTTGAAAACCTTTGTTACTGTAATCCATGGGCAGCTTCTTCTTCCCCAGGTGCATGGTCCGACTGTGCTCTGAGAGGCCTCTGATATCGTGGAAGGTGCACGGGCAGAACAAGCACCCCAGCCCGTGCATCAGTAAGTGATGGATAAGCTCCTCCTCCGAAACTAAGCACTTACAAGACAGACAGCGCACTGTCTTCTCTCTCATCCACTTTAAAAACGGCGCACATGCTGCCAGTTTCTCTGGCTCCAGTTTGTCGGCAGCTTTGGATTCACTGTGCTTATGCGCCACTTCCATATGGACCTGGTACACATTGGAAGGGAAGAGCTCATTGCAAACGGGACAGGTTTTCCATTGCTTGGCCTGTTTGAGCACCTGATTCGCCTCTGCCACAGACGAAGAGGCCTGAACAAACATATTCTGAGTGGCATTTACCACCACAGGAGGGGAGGGCATGCCGGCCATGGAACTGGCCATCTGGGCAGCTGTGCCCGACTGCAGGAGCTGGATGGGCATCTGGGGAGGAGCAACGGTGGCGACGCTTCCAGGGGGCACGGGCAGAGTGACAGACACCGGGGCAAGTGTGTACGTGGGAATGCCGTTCACTTGTTTCCCTGTGGGTATGAGTTGTCGGAGAATAGAGCCCGACGTCAGGAAAGTGGTGTTTGGCGAAGCACCGGGTCTAATGGTCTGATTTGCAGGCAGAATGTTGGTATTCACAGACTGATTAAGCTGCAGGACCCCAGGCCTCACTGGCTGGCCCACAGGAAGAACTCCTGACATGACCGGCTGACTGAGCTGAAGAACACCAGAGTTAATGCCCTGGTTCACAGGAAGAACGGCTGACGAGACTGTCTGGTTGGGGGGAAGGAGCCCAGGTGGGACTACCTGGCCAGGCGGGAGCACCCGCAGCGGGACCGTCAGTCCTGTGGGCAGTGCTCCCGAGGGGGCCGTCTGCCCGATGGGGAGCACCCCTGACTGAACCACCTGGCCAGCAGGGAGAACCCCAGAAGTCGCTGTCTGTCCTGAAGGAATGACCCCAGCAGGGGTCACCTGTCCTGCAGGAAGGACCCCTGACGGGACTGTCCGACTCACAGAAATCACCCCTGGCGAGACTGCCTGAagcactccaggggtgacagatGGGTTGACAGGGAGGACCCCAGACCCAACGGGTCTATTCACCGAAAGAACTCCAGGTCCAACTGGCCTGCTTATGGGCCCCACAGGCTGGCTGAGCGGCAAAACCCCTGGGCGGATGGTCTGGCTTATGGGGAGGACACTGGTTCCAACAGACTTATTTACAGGTCCAACCGGCTGACTCAAAGGCAACACAGGAGGGTTCGCTGCCTGATTAAGTGGCACTCCATGAGAGAGAAAGACAGGCTGAGGCGTTGAGGGTGGCAGagtgaggctgctctggcccaCTGGCAGAGGACTAGAGACCAGAGTCATGTGAGGCTGGGCTACTGTGGGCGGAGAGTGGGTGACACTGCCCACAGCCCCTGCACCCACAGTCGCCGGAGGGGCTGCACCCTGAACCGGCTGCACCACAGTCTGGCTCTGGCCATTCTGCGGCAAGGCAAGGTGGAAGCACGGAGAGGAGGCTGGGATGCCTGGAGCGCTGCTATTCGGCGGTACGGCCACGTGTGCAGCTGGTTTGGGAGCAATATGCATCTGCTTCAAAAGGCCagtcttcttaatatgttctgagATCACAGACCTAAGCTTGTTCTCCAAATCCCGGTGTATATCGGATGTCAAAATATGATACATTAAAGCATCCTGGCTGCTGGCATTCGCGTTGCACTTTTTACAGTAATACCTGTCAGACAGGGGCAACTTCTCTGCACAGAGGGTGTCGTCAGCTCCTGGATGCTCACCCATCTCCTCAGTTCTCAGGCCAAAGTAGGAGTTAATTAAGTAGTGAAAATGTGCTACCAGCACATGCTTCTTCATGCTGTAGTACAGAGTGTTTGAAAAGTTACATTTTAAACATGTAAAACTTATCACATCACTCCTAGATGATTTTGTTTCACCTAAAATATTCACTGTGTAATTCTGGACTTTCCGAGCAGGTGCATGAAACATTCTGAAGTGCCTTCCCACAACTCTGGGTTGAGAGGAAAACACGCAGTTTGGGCAAGGGATCACCAGCTCCTGGTCAATTTCATCTTCATGGTAGCGATGTAAATGATTCTTGAATGAAGTAAGCACTTTTGTGGAGTATTTACAGAGACTACAACAGTATGGTTTTGTTCGAtatctctgttaaaaaaaaaaagtcaagcataGTTTAATAAAACTACATAGTTTAATAAAAATCAGATGCTGCACAATCTACAGTTAACAAGTaaatgatattttttcttctaacttGCTGGATCTAGGGCTGTGTTGTAAGGAAAAGCAGCTACAGACAACACACATCACAAaacccttttcattttcttcctaaaacactttaaaaatgtaacaacTATTCTCAGCATTTAGGCCATACATACAAACTGCGTTTGGCCTCAAAAACATAGCTACCTGAACCCCGTTTCCAAAGCCAGCCATTAAAATCACAAATCTCCTTATTTAATCTTGTACTCTGAATCAACTGCATCAATTGAACTCAATTCTCAGCAACAAAAAATTactttctcccttttttattCCACTTTTCTTAGTTCCAAGTTGTTTTTACTCCAAATTCTAAAACTTCTGGAATGTTCTAACTTAACCAAACTTGATAATTGTTAAACCGATCACCCCTTTCATTTCCCAGATTCCAGGAGACAAATGGACAGTGATAACCACTGAAGACAGAGGGGCTGTGGCTCAGTCACTGTGAATAAGCCTGAGGTAAGTTCAAGCCACAGACTGCCACTCTGACAACATGGTATCTCTCTGTAAGGCAAATATGGGGAATTCAACAAGCCCAGGGCATAAGAACAGACATTTGTACAACAGCTGGCCAACTGAGGAGCACAATGTGTTCTAACATCCAGGAAGCCTTGCTGGTCTGACGTGAGAGTAGCATGGCAGGCACCAGATCTCAGAGCTGGAGCACCAGAAAACACTGGGCCTAGTTTCACAAAGCAGGAAGGCCAGGGTGTGGACAGGTTAGACAAGAGGGCAGAGGTCCTCCCACCCTGCAGCTGTTTCCCGCTGATGCAGTGGCCGCTGGCCACCCCCGTCCTTCCCAGGCATGTGCTCGGAgaccactcacacacacatacatacacatagaaATTCCCCTCCTGTGGGTTTTGTCACTCTCTCTGCTAGTCAcacagtcttcctcttgggtcACTGATCAGAGAATGCACCCAAACACATTCAACAACATGTCACTACTGCCTTTTCAGCAATTAAGAAATCCCAGGTTCTGGCACTTCCAGGAGAATCTATAAAACCTAGGGGACAGCCAACCacacatcacattttaaaaaatatgtttcaccAATTCGGACacacttttttctattttaatatctCTGAAATCTGGAAACACCTTATGCTGTACTTTAGTTTCATTTGTGGTTCATTTAAAATGGAGCATCTTATACTCCAAAAATACTGTATTGAAAAACCAGATACTTAATGAAAATTACACCCAGTTAAAGAGTCAACAGAACTAACAACTTGTTACTATCTGTTAGTACTGAACAGATCTTTGGATCAaggaaagatttcttaaataagacACCATAAATACAATCCATAATAGAAaatacatgcctcctgagaaatctgtatgctgatcaaaaagcaacagttagaaccggacacgaaacaacagactggttcaaaattgggaaaggaatacatcaagactgtatattgtcaccctccttctTTAACTTcgatgaagagtacatcatgcaaaataccaggctggatgaagcacaagctggaatcaaggttgccaggagaaatatcaataacctcagatatgcaggtgacaccaccctaatggcagaaagcaaacaggaactaaacagcctcttgatgaaggtcaaagaggagtgtaaaagctggcttaaaacttaacattcaaaaaacgaagatcatggcatctggtcccatcacttcatggcaaatagatgtggggaaaaaagggaacagtgacagacttttattttcttgggctccaaaatcactgctgacggtgactgcagccatgaaattaaaaacacctgctccttggaagaaaatctacaacaaacctagacatcatattaaaaagcagagacataactttgccaacaaaggtccgtctaattaaagctatggtttttccagtagccatggatggctgtgagagttggaccataaagaaggctgagcgtcaaagaattgatgctttcaactgtaatgcaggagaaaactgttcagagtcccctggactgcaagaaaatcaaaccagtcaatcctaaaggaaatcaaccctgaatattcactagaaggattgatactgaagctgaagttccaaaactttggccacctgatgcaaagagccgactcaatggaaaagaccccgatgctcggaaaga contains these protein-coding regions:
- the ADNP2 gene encoding activity-dependent neuroprotector homeobox protein 2 yields the protein MFQIPVENLDNIRKVRKKVKSILVDIGLDSCKELLKDLKGFDPGEKYFYNTSWGDISLWEPSGKKVRYRTKPYCCSLCKYSTKVLTSFKNHLHRYHEDEIDQELVIPCPNCVFSSQPRVVGRHFRMFHAPARKVQNYTVNILGETKSSRSDVISFTCLKCNFSNTLYYSMKKHVLVAHFHYLINSYFGLRTEEMGEHPGADDTLCAEKLPLSDRYYCKKCNANASSQDALMYHILTSDIHRDLENKLRSVISEHIKKTGLLKQMHIAPKPAAHVAVPPNSSAPGIPASSPCFHLALPQNGQSQTVVQPVQGAAPPATVGAGAVGSVTHSPPTVAQPHMTLVSSPLPVGQSSLTLPPSTPQPVFLSHGVPLNQAANPPVLPLSQPVGPVNKSVGTSVLPISQTIRPGVLPLSQPVGPISRPVGPGVLSVNRPVGSGVLPVNPSVTPGVLQAVSPGVISVSRTVPSGVLPAGQVTPAGVIPSGQTATSGVLPAGQVVQSGVLPIGQTAPSGALPTGLTVPLRVLPPGQVVPPGLLPPNQTVSSAVLPVNQGINSGVLQLSQPVMSGVLPVGQPVRPGVLQLNQSVNTNILPANQTIRPGASPNTTFLTSGSILRQLIPTGKQVNGIPTYTLAPVSVTLPVPPGSVATVAPPQMPIQLLQSGTAAQMASSMAGMPSPPVVVNATQNMFVQASSSVAEANQVLKQAKQWKTCPVCNELFPSNVYQVHMEVAHKHSESKAADKLEPEKLAACAPFLKWMREKTVRCLSCKCLVSEEELIHHLLMHGLGCLFCPCTFHDIRGLSEHSRTMHLGKKKLPMDYSNKGFQLDIDANGNLLFPHLDFITILPREELGEREVYLAILAGIHSKSLVPVYIKVRPQAEGASGRPGKQVLTCPFCFGTFVTTEAYELHLKERHHITPTVHTILKSPAFKCIHCCGVYTGNMTLAAIAIHLLRCRSAPKDSSPDLQGQPGLLENSELLLVNGEVIHDASFSVKRKLPDGHSGAEDQRDGAERPLIIDTDTDPAPEKAASAAPVKRQRSEGRTEGPPVSDDTLQILALNPKKYEDRSYEDKKQFLRDYFHKRPYPSKKEIELLSSLLWVWKIDVASFFGKRRYICMKAIKNHKPSVLLGFDMCELKNVKHRLNFEHEPQNL